Proteins encoded within one genomic window of Candidatus Sysuiplasma jiujiangense:
- a CDS encoding phosphoglycolate phosphatase, with translation MGKRLTVISGIVTDIDGTLTGNDRKLDFRAAEALRKVHSEGYRIIFATGNVLPIAYSFLKMIGLDGPIIAENGGILYYNQKVEYLNSIKEPQRAYDFLRKQMRVERLFTDRWRVTEIALEPGADPDRIRHILKSFDVNVEFSGFAIHIQGRNHSKFSALQKVAAQMGIDTKRLAAFGDGENDIEMLQGCGFGIAVGNAPPGVKETASYVSEKVNGAGFVDGLRWLGFEV, from the coding sequence TTGGGAAAGAGGTTAACAGTGATATCGGGCATTGTTACCGATATTGACGGCACGCTTACCGGGAATGACAGGAAACTGGATTTCCGGGCTGCTGAAGCGCTCAGGAAAGTCCATTCGGAAGGTTACAGGATAATATTTGCAACAGGAAATGTGCTTCCTATTGCCTATTCATTCCTGAAAATGATCGGGCTGGACGGACCCATTATCGCCGAGAACGGCGGAATTCTATATTACAATCAGAAGGTGGAGTACCTGAACAGCATCAAGGAACCGCAGAGAGCTTATGACTTCCTTCGCAAACAGATGAGGGTTGAAAGACTCTTCACCGACAGATGGAGGGTAACGGAGATTGCACTGGAGCCGGGTGCAGATCCTGACAGGATCAGGCATATTCTCAAATCATTTGACGTCAATGTTGAATTCAGTGGATTCGCCATTCATATTCAGGGCAGGAATCACAGTAAATTCAGCGCGCTGCAGAAGGTGGCTGCGCAGATGGGCATCGACACGAAAAGACTCGCCGCCTTTGGAGACGGTGAAAACGACATTGAGATGCTTCAGGGATGCGGTTTCGGCATAGCTGTGGGTAATGCTCCTCCGGGCGTGAAGGAAACAGCTTCGTATGTATCGGAAAAGGTAAACGGTGCTGGTTTTGTCGATGGCCTGAGGTGGCTCGGTTTCGAAGTCTGA